A single window of Candidatus Polarisedimenticolaceae bacterium DNA harbors:
- a CDS encoding GGDEF domain-containing protein, with protein sequence MEAPRLGERARTKLLHLLSDDHPDPVVWVARLRSFREFETAPAFASAVQVLFQLDLDDAEAEHLLEHVLDHRAALVTTLGRDPGIRVAAMDYLSNVEKRYANPKIVEMEEFEETERSARTDPLTGLANRRVFDEALDREIRRSRRYGWPLTVVMADLDHFKVVNDSFGHLLGDLVLERAGEVLRHAVREADVASRYGGEEFAIVLPETPRVGGFAVAERIRCRIARAFSERGVGGHEVALSISCGLATYPDDGLHAVEIVARADEALYGAKRAGRNRVCVHHREKRGAFRFPLKATALVTLATKASPGAQAVNVSRTGALVAGAAGLGVDDPVALRWSAGFEVEGRVTRVDGTTAGIAFDHPVAEERVMEHVSLARPLSRAGRRARR encoded by the coding sequence GTGGAAGCGCCGCGTTTGGGCGAGCGGGCACGCACCAAGCTCCTCCATCTCCTCTCCGACGATCATCCGGACCCGGTGGTTTGGGTGGCTCGCCTCCGGTCGTTCCGCGAGTTCGAGACGGCTCCCGCGTTCGCCAGCGCCGTTCAGGTTCTTTTTCAGCTCGACCTCGACGATGCGGAGGCCGAGCACCTCCTGGAGCACGTCCTCGACCACCGAGCCGCGCTCGTGACGACGCTGGGGCGGGACCCGGGCATTCGCGTCGCCGCGATGGACTATCTGTCGAACGTCGAGAAGCGGTATGCGAACCCGAAGATCGTCGAGATGGAAGAATTTGAGGAAACCGAGCGCTCGGCGCGGACCGATCCTCTGACCGGGCTCGCGAACCGCCGCGTCTTCGACGAAGCGCTCGACCGCGAGATCCGCAGGAGCCGCCGCTACGGCTGGCCCCTGACCGTCGTCATGGCGGACCTCGATCATTTCAAGGTCGTGAACGATTCATTCGGCCATCTCCTCGGCGACCTCGTTCTCGAGCGGGCCGGGGAGGTCCTGCGCCACGCCGTCCGCGAGGCGGACGTCGCGAGCCGGTACGGCGGAGAGGAGTTCGCGATCGTGCTCCCGGAGACGCCGCGGGTCGGAGGCTTCGCGGTCGCGGAGCGGATTCGGTGTCGGATCGCGCGTGCCTTCTCCGAGCGCGGCGTCGGCGGCCACGAGGTCGCCTTGAGCATCTCGTGCGGCCTGGCGACCTACCCGGACGACGGCCTGCACGCGGTCGAGATCGTCGCCCGCGCCGACGAGGCGCTCTACGGCGCGAAGCGCGCGGGACGGAATCGCGTCTGCGTCCATCATCGCGAGAAGCGCGGCGCGTTCCGCTTTCCCCTCAAAGCGACGGCGCTCGTCACGCTGGCGACGAAGGCGTCGCCGGGCGCACAAGCGGTCAACGTCAGCCGGACCGGCGCGCTCGTCGCCGGCGCGGCCGGTCTCGGCGTCGACGACCCCGTCGCGCTGCGATGGAGCGCGGGCTTCGAGGTCGAAGGGCGCGTGACGCGCGTCGACGGCACCACCGCCGGGATCGCGTTCGATCATCCGGTCGCGGAAGAGCGCGTGATGGAGCACGTCTCGCTCGCGCGTCCTCTCTCTCGCGCCGGCCGGCGGGCCCGCCGTTGA